A single Cryptococcus deuterogattii R265 chromosome 2, complete sequence DNA region contains:
- a CDS encoding STE/STE11/SSK protein kinase codes for MSNPTSPVNAPDTSPSASNIASSSKTGHRSVRLFAPDEEDSSDEDGLIGVPTETTFKDEEIPPANQRSASYPGPPAHTSPTSKISSIVSSASAAQPKLARTVTYVAPNAISSRPAYPLNPPGPETSIHASYETWRKTRYTLEPYSRGHKPDGRHAAQRGRSYTDPDIGYFSADGGDGAWGSDDEDELRSPGWGMSHHNMDSGGKTDGSPQLPIKPADVTEDEGQERLDWQGMLESVLNSDVLKVEEQRIYNSMPTDSFREEIGKTLWWQIRAKLRGRTEAEEKKRVQERRARVVDPVLEEVNEFKYDPNISLLEGEENGDADPQDPTSTATPQSKALSQVNTILAKLHAVKGLYPNLAAMRADKALYTNEEFRRRADALTSWSIIVTSLQTQLKLLQKWTGSDELDITKPNTTHEKALVGKHKYHSMDSDKGTTPGGDAADDSSFLDRVIKEDNLQRTFERRAFVDMINLVRNAKETVINFLPQFQQQNLPDFQYEIVRLIGFPGRLIIEAVKVRLDAASRLLDPNPMVVEDFIENLRLSISLAVLIRKQYDEIMAPDPEGRWKIPHCLPTEYNDVLLDALRTFFKLLHWRLRGVGKASYYKETEVLEEEAPFLYEAAEAIVGGDMVVAEHYCALSNKLLIRSANYLDQQLRVPLQSTTRDKEQRGGGDKERDGSSSSQRGDRDRHRDSSLSGPSKYMTVEELFSWYSKLLDSARMRHRKTQRFCRKLTQRFDNSAEYSIEDTDVDTLVETLQDTGHFLVYTGKFEAKGTYIVADGSLWGQPDDVRHLLRRVFSVTIPGSRVRPRQTISQVSGGGGGGGGGGGASMSPNGQVAAQQHNLADSYPEVDDVDDEALATYILLISPRQSFVWSGAVMTLDVDYTEYDLPDNRVRLIADGPTKRLALCKHYFEQALIHPETGEKVDLPCVIEAQAHLPMIQKQLVKIAKSSYRLSECIVQSAPLVRNAFRGKAGSQELVENWYSFATEHGTRASIHIEPNAWDRFSRLLMRLAISWISFISQECNPTDRKTFRWTVAALTYAFNMTRGSNILALDRSEFSLLRRYVGVCVSLLVSHFDILGARSSMEAKKEAERIEAMRRLQRLQENLDDEFLPRTPIESGGQPRIDRSIRLTVEERLRLIAELEARRSELATAPVGQVLDEEVSEDRALVFLAASKSNISMRWQQGAYIGGGASGSVYLGYSLQDNTVFAVKILPTVDLQSSPALYESIKRESDVMSLLSHPNIVGFLGLEVHRNRVCLFQEYCEGGSLAGMLEYGKIDDEEVIGAFTIQLLRGLEYLHANRIEHRDLKPENILIGANSVLKLADFGTAKIIKSNKTLARTRGGGHAKMEGLEGTPMYMAPEMIKNQRTGKLGACDIWGLGCIVLQMVTGSKPWSFLDFDNEWAIMFHLGATKEPPPLPNPNEMSDGGIDFIDQCLSLDPEARPTASELLQDGWLVPMLEQMAELEQEYPDVLAMAQSDSLAPPPENASLTSNAPTLQDDITPPPLE; via the exons ATGTCCAATCCTACGTCCCCCGTCAACGCGCCCGACACGAGCCCCTCCGCGTCCAACAtcgcatcctcctccaagaCGGGCCACAGATCAGTCCGTCTCTTTGCGCCAGACGAGGAGGACAGCTCAGACGAGGACGGCCTCATCGGCGTGCCCACAGAGACAACGTtcaaggacgaggaga TCCCCCCCGCAAACCAGCGCTCCGCCTCATATCCCGGTCCACCAGCACACACATCGCCCACCTCCAAAATCTCGTCCATCGTCTCCTCTGCGTCAGCAGCCCAGCCCAAACTCGCACGCACAGTAACATACGTCGCACCCAACGCCATCTCCTCCCGGCCGGCATACCCGCTCAACCCCCCTGGGCCAGAAACCTCTATACACGCCTCGTACGAGACATGGCGAAAAACACGATACACCCTCGAGCCCTACAGCAGAGGACATAAGCCAGACGGAAGGCATGCCGCACAAAGAGGGAGATCGTATACGGATCCTGATATCGGCTACTTTAGCGCcgatggtggagatggcgCCTGGGGctcagatgatgaggacgaacTGAGATCCCCAGGCTGGGGTATGTCTCATCATAACATGGACTCTGGAGGCAAGACGGACGGGTCGCCACAGTTACCTATAAAGCCTGCCGATGTCACCGAGGATGAGGGGCAGGAACGTTTAGATTGGCAAGGCATGTTGGAAAGTGTCCTCAACTCGGATGTTCTCAAGGTGGAGGAACAACGTATCTACAATTCCATGCCCACAGATTCGTTCAGAGAAGAAATTGGAAAGACGCTTTGGTGGCAGATCCGTGCCAAGCTGCGTGGGAGgacagaggcagaggagaagaaacgGGTGCAGGAGCGACGAGCAAGAGTGGTGGACCCGGTGTTGGAAGAGGTAAACGAGTTCAAGTATGATCCAAACATAAGCCTACtagaaggcgaagaaaaCGGTGACGCCGATCCGCAAGACCCGACGTCGACTGCTACACCCCAATCCAAAGCTCTCAGCCAAGTCAACACCATTCTTGCCAAACTCCATGCAGTCAAAGGTCTTTATCCGAACCTCGCGGCCATGCGAGCCGACAAGGCGCTCTATACTAACGAGGAATTCCGTAGACGCGCCGACGCCTTGACCTCTTGGTCCATCATCGTTACATCTCTCCAAACCCAGCTCAAACTCTTGCAGAAATGGACAGGTTCCGATGAGCTCGACATCACCAAACCCAACACGACTCACGAGAAGGCATTGGTCGGCAAGCACAAGTATCACTCTATGGACAGCGATAAAGGTACTACACCCGGCGGGGATGCAGCCGATGACTCGAGTTTCCTCGATCGTGTGatcaaagaagataatCTTCAACGTACATTTGAGCGTCGAGCGTTTGTAGACATGATCAATCTCGTGCGCAACGCCAAGGAGACGGTCATCAATTTTCTCCCGCAATTTCAACAACAAAATCTCCCCGATTTCCAATACGAAATCGTCCGTCTTATCGGTTTCCCCGGTCGACTTATCATTGAAGCTGTCAAAGTCCGTCTGGACGCTGCATCCCGATTACTCGACCCGAACCCTATGGTCGTCGAAGACTTTATTGAAAACCTTCGTCTATCCATCTCGCTCGCTGTGCTAATCCGGAAGCAGTACGACGAAATCATGGCACCCGATCCCgaggggagatggaagatccCGCACTGTTTGCCGACAGAGTACAATGATGTTTTGCTCGATGCGCTGAGGACGTTTTTCAAATTGTTGCATTGGCGATTACGTGGAGTGGGGAAAGCGAGTTACTACAAGGAAACTGAagtgttggaagaagaggcgcCGTTCTTGTACGAAGCGGCGGAGGCTATTGTGGGCGGTGATATGGTTGTTGCTGAGCATTATTG tgcGTTATCCAACAAACTCCTTATACGTTCGGCAAATTATCTAGACCAGCAACTTCGAGTACCATTACAATCCACCACTCGCGACAAGGAACAGcgcggtggtggtgacaAGGAGCGTGACGgctcttcgtcctcgcaACGTGGCGATCGCGACCGTCACCGTGACAGCTCGCTGTCCGGTCCATCGAAATACATGACAGTCGAAGAACTCTTCTCATGGTACTCCAAACTTCTCGATTCCGCCCGTATGCGACACCGTAAAACCCAGCGTTTCTGTCGCAAACTCACCCAACGATTCGATAATTCCGCCGAATATTCTATCGAGGACACGGATGTCGACACGTTGGTGGAAACATTGCAAGATACAGGTCATTTCTTGGTGTATACCGGGAAATTTGAGGCAAAAGGAACGTATATCGTTGCGGATGGGAGTCTTTGGGGTCAGCCGGATGATGTCAGGCAtttgttgagaagggtATTTTCGGTGACGATTCCTGGATCGCGAGTTCGTCCAAGGCAGACTATCTCGCAAGTATctggcggcggcggcggcggaggaggaggaggtggtgcgAGCATGTCGCCCAATGGTCAAGTCGCAGCGCAACAACATAATCTCGCAGATTCGTACCCCGAAGTAGACgatgttgacgatgaagcGCTCGCGACatacatcctcctcatctccccaCGCCAAAGCTTTGTATGGTCCGGAGCGGTCATGACGCTGGATGTGGATTACACTGAATACGATTTGCCCGATAACCGTGTCAGACTTATCGCTGACGGTCCCACCAAACGGTTAGCGTTGTGCAAACACTATTTCGAACAAGCGCTCATCCACCCCGAAACGGGCGAGAAAGTCGATTTGCCGTGTGTGATTGAGGCGCAAGCACATTTACCAATGATTCAGAAACAGCTTGTCAAGATTGCGAAATCAAGTTATCGTCTTTCAGAGTGCATCGTTCAATCTGCACCGCTCGTCCGGAATGCGTTCAGGGGCAAAGCGGGATCGCAAGAGTTGGTGGAGAATTGGTACAGTTTTGCCACAGAGCATGGGACGAGAGCGTCGATCCACATCGAGCCTAACGCATGGGATCGATTCAGTCGGTTGTTGATGCGTCTGGCGATCAGCTGGATCAGCTTTATTAGTCAAGAGTGTAATCCCACAGACCGCAAGACATTCCGATGGACAGTTGCAGCTTTGACGTATGCGTTCAACATGACGAGAGGAAGTAATATTCTCGCTCTTGATCGATCTGAATTTTCACTCTTGAGGAGGTATGTTGGTGTCTGTGTGTCACTGTTGGTTAGCCACTTTGATATTCTAGGTGCGAGGTCGAGTATGgaggccaagaaggaggctgaGAGGATCGAggcgatgaggagattACAGCGGCTTCAAGAAAATCTGGACGACGAATTCCTGCCTCGGACACCGATAGAGTCTGGCGGCCAACCACGTATCGACCGCTCTATACGGCTCACTGTCGAAGAACGTCTCCGTCTCATTGCCGAGCTTGAGGCTCGTCGCAGCGAACTAGCCACCGCACCCGTCGGTCAAGTccttgatgaggaagtCTCTGAAGACCGTGCGTTGGTGTTCCTTGCAGCTTCAAAATCCAACATTTCCATGCGATGGCAGCAAGGCGCGTATATTGGTGGAGGTGCATCGGGAAGCGTGTACTTGGGATATTCGTTGCAGGATAACACAGTGTTTGCAGTCAAGATCTTGCCAACCGTGGATTTGCAGAGTAGCCCGGCGTTGTACGAGAGTATCAAGCGAGAATCGGATGTGATGAGTCTGTTGAGTCATCCGAATATCGTTGGGTTCCTTGGGTTGGAGGTGCATAGAAATAGAGTCTGTCTTTTCCAAGAG TACTGTGAAGGAGGATCGTTGGCAGGTATGCTCGAGTATGGCAAAAttgacgatgaggaagttATTGGGGCATTCACGATCCAGCTGTTGCGTGGTCTTGAGTATCTGCATGCCAACCGCATTGAGCACCGAGATCTCAAGCCAGAAA ATATTCTCATCGGCGCCAACTCGGTTCTCAAGCTGGCCGACTTTGGTACCGCCAAAATCATCAAGTCCAACAAGACGCTCGCCCGTACACGTGGTGGTGGACACGCCAAGATGGAGGGTCTCGAGGGTACACCGATGTATATGGCACCAGAGATGATCAAAAACCAGAGGACCGGCAAGCTCGGTGCTTGCGATATCTGGGGTTTAGGGTGTATCGTCTTGCAGATGGTCACTGGTAGCAAGCCGTGGAGTTTCTTGGACTTTGATAATGAATG GGCTATCATGTTCCATCTTGGTGCTACAAAGGAACCTCCCCCTTTACCGAACCCCAACGAGATGTCCGACGGAGGTATCGATTTCATTGATCAATGTCTTTCTTTGGATCCGGAAGCGAGGCCGACGGCGAGCGAATTACTGCAGGACGGATGGTTGGTCCCAATGTTGGAGCAGATG GCCGAGTTGGAGCAAGAATACCCCGATGTATTGGCGATGGCCCAAAGCGATTCATTGGCCCCTCCACCTGAAAACGCTTCTCTAACCAGTAACGCTCCGACTCTTCAAGATGATATtacacctcctcccctcgAATGA
- a CDS encoding GTP-binding protein ypt1 has product MSAPEYDYLFKLLLIGDSGVGKSCLLLRFADDTYTESYISTIGVDFKIRTIELEGKTVKLQIWDTAGQERFRTITSSYYRGAHGIIVVYDVTDRDTYTNVKQWLQEIDRYAVEGVNKLLVGNKSDLATKKVVEYAEAKAFADELGIPFLETSAKNATNVEQAFLTMSKQIKDRMGSSTMASGPGAKSTIKGLGQNVEQKTAGGCC; this is encoded by the exons ATGTCTGCTCCCGAATACGACTACCTTTTCAAG CTCCTTCTTATCGGTGATTCTGGTGTCGGAAAGTCCTGTCTCTTGCTCCGTTTCGCCGACGACACCTACACAGAGTCTTATATCTCCACTATCGGC GTTGACTTCAAGATCCGAACCATTGAACTTGAAGGCAAGACTGTCAAGCTCCAAATC TGGGACACTGCCGGACAAGAACGATTCAG GACCATTACTTCTTCCTACTACCGAGGTGCTCACGGTATCATAGTGGTTTACGACGTCACTGACCGGG ACACCTACACCAACGTTAAGCAATGGTTGCAAGAAATTGACCGATATGCTGTTGAGGGTGTCAACAAGCTTTTGGTTGGTAACAAGTCTGATCTGGCGACCAAGAAGGTTGTGGAGTATGCCGAGGCCAAGGCTTTCGCCGACGAGCTTGGTATTCCCTTCCTCGAAACTTCCGCTAAGAACGCTACCAACGTCGAACAAGCTTTCTTGACCATGTCTAAGCAGATTAAAGACCG AATGGGATCATCTACTATGGCTTCTGGACCTGGTGCCAAGTCCACCATTAAGGGTCTCGGACAGAACGTGGAGCAGAAGACCGCTGGCGGATGCTGCTAA
- a CDS encoding ubiquinol-cytochrome c reductase subunit 10 codes for MPAYIRRTQLGFAGITPERLRYWGPTAAVWGVAAGAAVSFFLSEVPIFQKDVLIKVPVVGTYFKDTTPGSDKPF; via the exons ATGCCTGCTTACATCCGAAGGACACAACTT GGTTTCGCCGGTATCACTCCTGA GCGATTGAGATACTGGGGTCCCACCGCCGCCGTCTGGGGTGTCGCTGCCGGTGCCGCcgtcagcttcttcctctctgaGGTCCCTATTTTCCAAAAGGATGTCTTGATCAAGGTCCCTGTC GTCGGAACTTACTTCAAGG ACACTACCCCCGGCTCCGATAAGCCTTTCTAA